In the Leptolyngbya iicbica LK genome, one interval contains:
- a CDS encoding NAD(P)H-quinone oxidoreductase subunit J, which yields MADADVNQNETAEDGGAIVEAGPVSKWLTENGFGHESLAPDHLGIEVLTVEPQFLIPICTALFAYGFNYLQCQGAYDEGPGKSLVSFYHLVKVSDDATSPEEVRVKVFLPRENPTLPSVYWIWKAADWQERESYDMYGIVYEGHPNLKRLLMPEDWKGWPLRKDYISPDFYELQDAY from the coding sequence ATGGCTGATGCGGATGTAAATCAGAATGAGACTGCTGAAGATGGCGGGGCCATTGTTGAGGCCGGGCCCGTATCAAAGTGGCTGACTGAGAATGGCTTTGGTCACGAGTCTTTAGCTCCTGATCATTTAGGAATTGAAGTGCTAACGGTTGAACCGCAGTTTTTGATTCCTATTTGCACGGCTTTGTTTGCTTATGGGTTTAACTATCTGCAATGTCAAGGGGCGTATGATGAAGGCCCTGGTAAGTCTCTAGTGAGTTTTTACCATCTAGTGAAAGTCAGTGATGATGCCACTAGTCCAGAAGAGGTGCGGGTAAAAGTGTTTTTGCCGCGCGAAAACCCGACGCTACCTTCGGTTTACTGGATTTGGAAGGCTGCTGACTGGCAAGAGCGTGAAAGCTATGACATGTACGGCATTGTGTACGAAGGACATCCTAATTTGAAGCGGTTGCTGATGCCGGAAGACTGGAAGGGATGGCCTTTGCGCAAAGACTACATTTCGCCAGATTTTTACGAATTGCAAGACGCTTACTAG
- a CDS encoding NADH dehydrogenase subunit K: MLAPDERLINPVGAPTVTQDLSENVILTTVDDLYNWTRLSSLFPLLYGTACCFIEFAALIGSRFDFDRFGLLPRASPRQADLIITAGTITMKMAPALVRLYEQMPDPKYVIAMGACTITGGMFSMDSPTAVRGVDKLIPVDVYIPGCPPRPEAIFDAIIKLRKKIATESWADQSAIAQTHRYHTTQHQMQSVSPILTGKYLQTGTHETPPKELMAAMGMSVESSLEEAKQEEVNG, translated from the coding sequence ATGCTGGCTCCTGACGAGCGTTTGATAAATCCAGTTGGCGCTCCGACGGTAACCCAGGATCTCTCTGAAAATGTCATTTTGACTACGGTGGATGATCTGTACAACTGGACTCGTTTGTCTAGTTTGTTTCCACTGCTATATGGCACCGCTTGCTGTTTTATTGAATTTGCAGCACTGATTGGTTCGCGGTTTGACTTTGACCGCTTTGGCCTGTTGCCACGGGCCTCTCCCCGGCAAGCTGATCTGATTATTACTGCCGGTACCATCACGATGAAGATGGCTCCAGCGTTGGTGCGGTTGTATGAACAGATGCCTGATCCTAAGTATGTGATTGCGATGGGTGCCTGTACGATTACGGGCGGTATGTTCAGTATGGATTCGCCGACAGCAGTACGAGGGGTTGATAAGTTGATTCCGGTGGATGTTTACATTCCCGGTTGTCCGCCCCGACCAGAGGCGATTTTTGACGCGATTATTAAGCTGCGGAAGAAGATTGCGACTGAATCTTGGGCCGATCAATCCGCGATCGCTCAAACCCACCGATACCATACGACCCAGCATCAGATGCAGAGTGTTTCGCCGATCTTGACGGGCAAATATTTGCAGACGGGCACCCACGAAACGCCGCCAAAAGAATTGATGGCCGCGATGGGCATGTCGGTTGAATCTTCTTTGGAAGAAGCGAAGCAGGAGGAAGTCAATGGCTGA